A genomic segment from Branchiostoma floridae strain S238N-H82 chromosome 7, Bfl_VNyyK, whole genome shotgun sequence encodes:
- the LOC118420371 gene encoding uncharacterized protein LOC118420371 translates to MASQGAVLVPRNVHIMDIPGTGRRNRPVNVGLTGRTNSTYWGPPPRETSGDATVTARISFPPTTTHVQRKQSGDRTVLPPPSRISRREPSRERLRGQSREHPRRPKPPSPPDVKQQDGAGVAENTTNNNNQNQSPPPTRGTQRDTGCRLNEIYELWKTDSYRDEARADGRKKLTPLATASRVLDPTGLTEESMEWLQGYTEEEERRQAVMKKCSDWVNSLPNRFPAFCQPGEKDSEPISALPPIIERE, encoded by the coding sequence ATGGCATCTCAGGGCGCCGTACTGGTTCCCAGAAACGTACACATCATGGATATACCAGGAACAGGACGCCGCAATCGTCCGGTGAATGTGGGACTCACGGGGAGAACCAACTCAACATACTGGGGGCCACCGCCAAGAGAAACGTCTGGTGATGCTACCGTCACAGCGAGGATTTCTTTCCCACCGACGACGACGCATGTTCAGAGAAAGCAGAGCGGGGATAGAACTGTGCTACCGCCGCCTAGTAGGATTAGCAGGCGGGAACCTTCGCGTGAACGACTCAGGGGGCAGTCTCGGGAGCATCCTCGGCGGCCCAAGCCTCCTTCCCCGCCTGACGTCAAACAACAAGACGGTGCAGGTGTTGCGGAAAATActaccaacaacaacaaccagaaTCAGTCCCCACCGCCAACACGGGGGACCCAACGTGACACCGGTTGTAGACTGAACGAGATATACGAACTCTGGAAGACGGATTCCTACCGCGACGAAGCTCGTGCCGACGGGCGGAAGAAACTCACACCTCTAGCGACGGCTAGTAGAGTTCTAGACCCCACCGGACTGACAGAAGAAAGCATGGAGTGGCTACAGGGGTATACCgaagaagaagagagaagacAAGCTGTCATGAAGAAATGTTCGGATTGGGTCAACTCTCTTCCTAACAGGTTTCCCGCCTTCTGTCAACCAGGAGAAAAGGACTCCGAACCCATCTCAGCACTGCCTCCTATAATTGAGAGGGAATGA